AGCCCCCGCCGGCCATCCTCAAGCTCCCCCTCATAGaatccatcttcatccatgtccccaaaGATATATATGTAGTCCCCAGCTGTGAGGGGCAGCTCACCCTCGGGGTGATCATTGGGCCCCTCGAATGGGTCATAGTTATACTGAGCCATAAAGATCTTGAGCTTGGGGGCAGCAGGAGCCACTGAGCCCCCCACTTCCAGGGCCAGGGACACGCTGTCAGGCTCCAGGTCATCCACCTCACTGGCTGTGTCCCTATCCAGAGTAGGGCAGGATGGCACGGTGGCCCACATCGACCCCTCAGAGGAGGAGTTTGACTGGGAGCTGGTTTTCTTGGACACAGGTTGGCTCGCAGGGACTGTCTCTGAAACTTGGGGGACACTGGCTGGCTCCCCAAGGGCAACTGGGGTCTCCTCAAGGGAGACTTCCCTTTTCTCATGTATGTCTCTGTTGGGCTGTGACACTGTGTAGTCTTCAGGCAGTGCCTGGAACTTGGGCCTTCTGCTACCCTTAACTTGGGACTCCGGCATTTGACTGGTCTCCCAGGGCTGTTCGGGAGGGTGAACAGGCTGACACTGGAGCGCCTGTATCTCCTTCTGGGAAGCATGAAGGTCACACAGGGCCTTCTGCGGGTCGCATTGCAGCTGCTGCTGCCTGTCCTGCCCGCGCGCCGCCTGCTGCAGCAGGTGTTCGGCCATCAAGCCGGCGGCATCGCGCTCTTGACACGCGCGGCCCACGTGGCCGCGCACTTCGCTATTCTCAGCCTCCACCTTCCGCACCCAGTCTGTCTTGGCCTGCAGCCGCCCATTCTCCTCCGCCAGCCAGGCGTTTTTGAGCAGCGCCGCCTGCAGCTGTGTCTCGGCCTCCTCGCCGCGtcgccgcgccgccgccgcctgcGCGCCCAGCTCCTCGCACTCGCGCCGCCGCTGGTCCAGCTCGCTCTCCAGCGCCAGCATCTGCCGTCGCACCTCCTCGCAGGTTGTGCTCTGGCCACCCGCCTCGGGCCTGGCGCCACCGTTGCCCTGCTGAAGCGTCAACTGCCTCTGCAGGCGCAGCACTTCCCGCTGGGACTCGCGCTGCAAGCGGTCTAAGTCTCTGAGGTTGAGCCACTGGGTGCAGGGGCCTCCCCTTCCAGTATGCGGGTCGCTGCAGGGGCCCGAGGCGATACGCGCCTGCAGGAGGTGGCACTCCTGCCGCAGCTCTTCGATCTGCTTGTCCTTGGCCAGCAGCGCGCTCGCCTGCTCCGACAGGTCCTGGGCGCGCTGGCGGGCAAAGGCTTGGCATAGCTCCAGGCCGGCGCAACTCTCGCCGGGCACAGGCGCGCTCACCGCCCGAAGGTTGGTCTCCTCCAGCTTGCGGGCGCGGTCAGCTAGGCGCCGCGCGAGCCCGGTCAGCTCCGCGCGCTTTACCTTGAGCCGCTTCACCTTCTCGTCTGCCTGGTAGGGGCAGCCTGCACGCCGCAGCTGCTTGTTCTCCTCTTGCAGGGTAGAACAGCGGCGCGCCAGCACCCGCAACGCCTTGGCCAGCAGCCAGTTCAGCTTTATCAGCTCTTGGTGGCCCAGGCCCGGGGGTGAGGGAGTCAGGACTTTGCAGGGCTGGCTCTCAGAGCCTTCTCCTCCCTGCGGGTTGCTGAGTTTCCTGTGGactgatggtggtagtggtggcagGAGTGGCGATGGTGGCGGCCGGAGTGGCGATGGTGGCGGCGGGAGACTCTGGGAGCCAGGGATGGAGGTGTTTGGTGAGGAGGACCGCTCCTCGGATTTGGAGGCCTTGGGGAGACTCCAGGTGCTGTCAAGCGAGCGGGAACGTGCTGGTGCGAAGCAATCAAGGGAGCTGGCGCGCGTGGAGAGCAGTCCGTCTAGGGAGCTGGAGCACGCAGAGGACACCAGGTCAAGCGGGCGGGAGTGGACACCGACGTCGGCACTCAGGCTGTCTAGAGATCCGAGTTGACAGGCGGGTTTAGGGGCGTGGCAAGAGCCGCTCGAGGTCTGGGGCAGCCGCTCTTCCAAGGAATGCACAGCTTGGGGGTCCGCGGGTTCCGACAAAGCGGGGTTCCTGCGGAAGTGCTCCAGGATGTACTTGAGGAAGAGCTGGCGCTCCACCTCCAGCGCCGCCTGCAGATAGCGGATGCGCGCCGCCTGCTCGCCATCAGTCTGCCAGCGAAGCTGCCCCAACACTTCCTGCAGGCGACAGCGGCACTGCCCCGCGGAGACCTCGGACGCCCCCGGGCGGCTACAGTGGCCGCGGTTCACCAGCTCCTCGGCCAGCTGGCGCTGCAGTTCCCGGGCTTGGCGCACCACGCCATCGCGCTCACGGTGCAACAGCTGCTGCAGCTGCCGCTGCTCGGCCTCTTTCCAGCGCAGCAGCTGCCGGATCTCGGCCTCGCGTTCCCGCTGCATCTCCTCTTGCAGCTGCCGCAGCTCCCGGCCGCGCTGTGCCTCCCACTTGGAGCGCAGATGGTCAGCCAGCTGCCGCCGCTCCCTCTCGGCCTCCTCCCGCAGCTGGCGCGCCTGAGCAGCGAAGCGCCGGCGTTCCACCCGCCAGCCCGCCCGCTCCGCCTCCAGCTCGGCCCGTAGCTTTTCCAGCTCCCGCCTCTGGTTCTCCAACACTGCCGCTGCCGGGCTGGAGCAGCCCAGCTTCTTGGGCGACGCGCCCAAGGGGCTGGGCGAGTCCTTGGCCATTGCGGCCGCGGCCCGACTGGACTCCAGACTTCGCCTGGCCGACCGCAGCTCGCCAACGGCCGCCGCCCCGGCAGCGGCCAACCGCCCGGCGTGCCCCTTCCGGCGCCCCCTGGGGGTCTCCGCGCGCCCCTTCCGTCTCTTGCAGTGTTCCCCGCCTCCTGCCACGGATGTCTGGCCCACGTGCCTTTCCACCTGGCAAGGCCAGGGCTGCACTCCCACACCCCTGCTCAAACTGGCCCATGTCCCTTCCAGGATGCACGAGGGCTTTTCTGGTCCCTACACTTTTCCTGCTTCTAGCACCATGTCCCTTGTGACCCTCCCTAGGCACCCTCCCAGGCACTGTGCAGTCCCAAGCAGGCTGAGGTGCCCTGAGGGAAGTCTGGGCTGCTGCTCCTGGACTTGGAGAAAGGGGCAGGGTGTGTGTGTCAAGGCCACCCAAGGGGTGTGGGCATACCTGGTCATGGGTTCAGGTGGTGTATTTGGGTCAGATGGCTGGAAAATGCAGTAGGATATGCCTCAACTTGGCTAGACCTGGACTCCCCAGGACCCTTCAGCCCCCATAACAGCCCTGATCACCCAACTGGTCATCCACCTTTTGGGGAAAGGATGTGCCTGATACCCATTTGTGTTACTGTGCAGAGTCGGCTCAGAGGAGGTATAAACGAAAAGACCCTCCCCAGCAAGGTGGCGTAGGGACCCAGGGCCAGATAGGCATGAGGGGCACTGCCCAAACTGGCCATCTGGCCTGCCTACCTCCCACATCCAGGTACCACCTGGTGACAAACGCTGGAGCCCCAGTGTCTGGGCTACTCATTGGCACTTTAGGTAGAGGCCTCAGGATGGGCTAGGAGTGAGGGTGAGGCTTCAGCAGAAATGCTGGAGGCATCCTGAGCCgcagaagacacacacacacacactgagctGCAGAAgaaacatacagacacacacacacacaatgagcTGCAgaagaaacatacacacacacacacacacacacacacactgcctgtCTCTGACTGGTGGCCACCTGTGTGGCTTGGAAGCTAAGGAGCCCTGCTTCAGTCTGGCTCCTCTTTGCCCTTCCTGCCTGTTCCTGGTGCCAAGTGGCTTTTGGGAAACATGGATGGACACCTGATATCTGGCCATCTGCATCGAGacattggtttttaaattattattattattattattttttgagacagatcctcactctgtcacccaggctggagtacagtggtgcaatctcagctcactgcaacttctgccttccaggttcaagtgattctcctgcctcagcctcccaagtagctgggataacaggctcgtgccaccatgcccagataattttttgtactttttagtagagacaggatttcagcatgttggccaggatggtcttgaaattctgacctcaagtgatccacctgcctgggcctctcaaagtgctgggattacaggtgtgagccactgaacccgaTGAGACCTTGATATTGAAGTCACATCAGAGGCCCCTTTACTTCTCTGTCTGTCGTGTCTCCCTGTCCCCAGTGGTATGAatagccactgcgctccagcctgggcaacatagtgatgaGATGCTATCcctaaaaaaaacacacataagctgggtgcagtggctcacacttgtaatcccagaattttgagaAGTCAAGGCAGGAAGCTTATGTGAaaccaggagattgagaccagcctcggcaacaaagagagaccctcatctctacaatttttttttctttttttttttttttgagatgatgtcttgctctgttctgcagcctggagtgcagtggcatgatctcagctcactgtaacctccgcctcccgggttcaagtgattctcctgcctcagcctccctagtagctgggattacaggcgtgtgccacaccaccaggctaatttttgtatttttagtagacatagatttcaccatgttgaccaggctggtcttgaactcctgacctcaagtaaagtcatctgcctgactcggcctcccaaagtgctaggattacaggcatgagccaccgggcccggctgccaattttttttttttttttttttgagacggactgtGCCCGGCTCCAGctgacaattttaaaaacatttttgggccgggcgcggtggctcacgcctgtaatcccagcactttgggaggctgaggcaggcggatcaccaggtcaggagatcaaggccatcctggctaacacagtaaaaccccatctctaccaaaaatgcaacaaattttttttgtaggctggacgcggtgactcatgcctgtaatcccagcactttaggaggccaaggcgggtggatcacttgagatcaggagttcaagaccagcctagccaacatggtgaaaccatgtctctattcaaaatacaaaaattagccgggcatggtagcgtgagcctgtaatcccagctactcaggaggctgacgcagtagaatcgcttgaacccaggaggcagaggcagaggttacagtgggctgagatgacgtcattgcactccagcctgggtgacagagagagactccatctcaaagagaaatttaaaaaaatgtggcccagcatggtggcttatgtattcccagcactttgggagacgaagatgggtggattgcttgagctccaaagtttgagaccagcctgggcaacatgacacccctctacaaaaaccacaaaaattacctgggtatggtagtacatgcctgtagtcctagatacttgggaggctaggtgggaagattgcttgagcctgggacgcCAAGACTGAAGTGAGCCATGAGTAAGCCACCACAGTCCTGCCTGGAAGacatagtgacaccctgtttctaaaataaacaaaaaaagtcaggcatggtggcatgtgcctgtagccccagctacttgggaggctgaagcggaggATAGTTTCAGCTCAAgaattcaaagctgcagtgagcaatgatcatgccactgcgctccagcctgggctacagagacagattccatctctaaaaaaaaaagtaaaataaaataaattttaaaattgttttattatttattttttggagacagggtcttgctctgtcatccaggctggagtgcagtggcgtgatctcggcatACTGCAACGTTTGCCTCccggactcaaacaatcctcccactttagcctcccgtgtagctgtgactacaggctaacaccaccatgcccggctaatttctctttttcccttcccttcttccctcctcttccctccccttccctccccttccctccccttccctccccctccctccccctccctctccctccctccccctccctccccttccctccccttccctcccccttcccctccactcccctcccctccccttatattttttttgtagagatagagtcttaccatgttgcttaggctggtcttaaactcctgacctcaaacaatccacctgcctcggcctcccaaagtactgagattataggcaaaagccaccacacctggccaataaaaaaaaattaacaggccaggcgcagtggctcacacctgtaatcccagtggggaggccgaggtgggcggatcatgaggtcaggagttcgagaccagcctggtcaatatggtgaaaccctgtctctaccaaagatacaaaaattagctgggcgtgctggcaggtgcctgtaatcccagctactcaggaggctgaagcagaattgcttgaacccgggaggtggaggttgcagtgagccgagatcacaccattgcactctagcctgggcaacagagcgagagtccgactcaaaaaaaagaaaaaaaaattaacgacaggccaggtgtgatggctcatgcctgtaatcccagcagtttgggaggctgagacaggcagatcacttgagctcaggagttcaagaccagcctgggcaacatggcaaggctgcatctgtattaaaaatatatatatatatataaatttagccagacatggtggtgcacgcctatagtcccagctatttgggaggctgagatggaaggatagcttgagcctgggaagcagaggttacagtggattgagattgtgccactgcactcccacctggacaaaagagccagactctgtttcaaacaaccaaaaaaacaaaaaacccaaccccccaaaataaaaacaataataaaaaataaaaataaatacaacacagAAATACCATAGGCCTGTTGGGAGGAGACCTGCAGGAAGCGGATGGGGAGACACTGCCCCTACTTGCTTCAGTGGGTAGATCTACTCTTAAGTGtcatttggccgggtgcggtggctcaagcctgtaatctcagcactttgggaggccgagacgggcggatcatgaggtcaggagatcgagaccatcctggctaacccggtgaaaccccgtctctactaaaaaatacaaaaaactagccgggcaaggtggcgggcgcctgtagtcccagctactcaggaggctgaggcaggagaatggcgtaaacctgggaggcggagcttgcagtgagctgagatccggccactgcactgcaacctgggcgacagaacgagactctgtctccaaaaaaaaaaaaagtgtcttttatCAGATTCGAAGAAGCACTTTGGTTTAATAAAAGGTTATGCTCCTTGAAATACGTTTGAGAACCCCTGGGTTAGAGGACCTCTTGCCTATtatgtgcgcgcacacacacacacacacacacacacacgacacacacaccCGCCATCCCAATACGTCATGAGTTCTCTGACCTGGAGAGAAGGTGTTATGTCCCCTTTACATCTCAGTTGGCCCCACAGCGCCAGCCCTGTATTCCACTTTCCCTCTCTATACAGCCCCAGTCTATGACTTTTGGGCCATAGAATCTGGGTTCCTGGGCAACCTGGTTCACATCCTTCTCCTGCCGGCCTGGCCTGGCTCCATTTCTGTTTGGTTACCAAAGCCCCAAGCTTTGTAGAGCCTGCCTGGCCTTGAGGAGGCGAATGGGCTCCATTCGAGAGCATGCAGGAGTGTTTAAACTTCCCATCCCCCATTGCTACAGTAGCTCCCCCAGCTTTTCATTCcatatcctttatttttatttattaaaaacttaaaaaaaatttttttttgtagagacagggtctccctatgttgcctgggctggtctcaaactcgtaatctcgagtgatcctcccacctcagcctcccaaagtgctggaattacaggcatgagccaccacccccagcggcatattttttatttttgtttctatgtgtTTTCTGTCTGTTCTTTGCTGTCTCCTCCatgtctagaacagtgcctggcacacgataggtgctcagtaaatacatgACTGAAGAAGACAGAGGCAGACAGGCCAGATGTGGCTGCTGCCCTCAGGGAATTGACAGTCCATGATCTATGAGAATGAGCTGCAGACTGGGAGGCAGGTGTCCCAGCATGAGCTCATCATACTCCTGCCCTCTCCTGGTCCAGCTTTCTCACATATTAAATGAAAGcgaagctggacatggtggcccacgcctgcaatctcagcactttgggaggctgaggtgagtggatcacttgagatcaggagattgagaccagcctggctaacatggtgaaatctctactaaaaaatacaaaacttagctgggcgtggtggcaggtgcctgtaatcccagctactccagcggctgaggcaggataattgctttaacctgggaagtggaggttacagtgagctgaggttgtgccactgcactaccgcctgggtgacagagcaagactgtctcaaaacaaacaataaatgaaaGTGATGGATTACCTGAATGGTTTTCAAACTGGGTTCCTCAGGGCTCAGTCTGGGGGAGGATGCAAAGGTCAAATACGAATAACAATGGAATGTAGTTGGTGCTTGGGCAAGTGCTCTGGGTGAGGAATGTGGCGCTGAGGGGGAGAAGAGCCGCATCAGAGCAGGATTCCTGGATGAGGCAAGGAGGAAACACAGGGGCTGA
This genomic interval from Theropithecus gelada isolate Dixy chromosome 10, Tgel_1.0, whole genome shotgun sequence contains the following:
- the LOC112632777 gene encoding RIMS-binding protein 3A, whose translation is MAKDSPSPLGASPKKLGCSSPAAAVLENQRRELEKLRAELEAERAGWRVERRRFAAQARQLREEAERERRQLADHLRSKWEAQRGRELRQLQEEMQREREAEIRQLLRWKEAEQRQLQQLLHRERDGVVRQARELQRQLAEELVNRGHCSRPGASEVSAGQCRCRLQEVLGQLRWQTDGEQAARIRYLQAALEVERQLFLKYILEHFRRNPALSEPADPQAVHSLEERLPQTSSGSCHAPKPACQLGSLDSLSADVGVHSRPLDLVSSACSSSLDGLLSTRASSLDCFAPARSRSLDSTWSLPKASKSEERSSSPNTSIPGSQSLPPPPSPLRPPPSPLLPPLPPSVHRKLSNPQGGEGSESQPCKVLTPSPPGLGHQELIKLNWLLAKALRVLARRCSTLQEENKQLRRAGCPYQADEKVKRLKVKRAELTGLARRLADRARKLEETNLRAVSAPVPGESCAGLELCQAFARQRAQDLSEQASALLAKDKQIEELRQECHLLQARIASGPCSDPHTGRGGPCTQWLNLRDLDRLQRESQREVLRLQRQLTLQQGNGGARPEAGGQSTTCEEVRRQMLALESELDQRRRECEELGAQAAAARRRGEEAETQLQAALLKNAWLAEENGRLQAKTDWVRKVEAENSEVRGHVGRACQERDAAGLMAEHLLQQAARGQDRQQQLQCDPQKALCDLHASQKEIQALQCQPVHPPEQPWETSQMPESQVKGSRRPKFQALPEDYTVSQPNRDIHEKREVSLEETPVALGEPASVPQVSETVPASQPVSKKTSSQSNSSSEGSMWATVPSCPTLDRDTASEVDDLEPDSVSLALEVGGSVAPAAPKLKIFMAQYNYDPFEGPNDHPEGELPLTAGDYIYIFGDMDEDGFYEGELEDGRRGLVPSNLVEQIPDSYISGCLPAKSPDLRPHQLPAGQDEALEEDSLLPGEAQGVVDRGLYQMVRVGSKTEVATEILDTKMEACQLGLLQSMGKQGLFRSLLGTKGVLRMAPMQLHLQNVTATSAKITWVYSSHRHPHVVYLDDREHALTPAGVSCYIFQGLCPGMHYRARVEVRLPWDLLQVYWGTMSSTITFDTLLAGPPHPPLDVLVERHASPGVLVVSWLPVTIDSAGSSNGVQVTGYAVYADGLKVCEVTDATAGSTLLEFSQLQVPLTWQKVSVRTMSLCGESLDSVPAQIPEDCFMCHQWPETPPFSYTCGDPSTYRVTFPICPQKLALAPLNAKDSPHNPGSCGEPQDKFLEAFFEEPPRRQSPVSNLGSEGEYLSSGTGSQAEELAEAWEGCRKDLLFQKSPQHHRPPLLSDQPEKENCYQHMGTSKSPAPEFIQLHTKCGSRKEPCQEKAALERILRQKQDAQGFTPPQLGASQQYASDFHNILEEEQEALCLDPWGTERQEERREPKPHSRQGQALGAKRECQLHEPSSAPCPAPSAKVIEMPRGGPQQLGTGANTPARVFVALSDYSPLVMSANPKAAEEELVFQKRQLLRVWGSQDTHGFYLSERNRQVGNIPGHLVAEMEVGTEQTDRTWCLPAQGHLPSVAHLEDFQGLTIPQGSSLVLQGNSKRPPLWTPKTMIAALDYDPMDGQTGGQAKGRLALRAGDVVMVYGPMDDQGFYYGELGGHRGLVPAHLLDHMSLHGH